From the Prosthecobacter fusiformis genome, one window contains:
- a CDS encoding gamma-butyrobetaine hydroxylase-like domain-containing protein, producing the protein MITPEHLEIIGPELAIRWSDQSEDYILCERLRAWSPSAENTGERDLLGKKYGGTDQKTFPGVTIRNWRIIGGYAIQFDFSDGHNTGLYTFDYLKALCREGAKGD; encoded by the coding sequence ATGATCACTCCCGAGCATCTCGAAATCATTGGCCCCGAGCTGGCTATACGCTGGTCCGACCAGTCTGAAGATTACATCCTATGCGAACGTCTGCGTGCGTGGTCGCCCAGCGCGGAAAATACCGGGGAGCGAGATCTTCTGGGGAAAAAGTACGGCGGCACAGACCAGAAAACCTTCCCCGGGGTGACCATCCGCAACTGGCGGATCATTGGCGGGTACGCCATTCAGTTTGATTTTTCTGACGGCCACAACACGGGCCTCTATACCTTTGATTACCTCAAGGCGCTCTGCCGTGAGGGGGCGAAGGGCGATTAG
- a CDS encoding Gfo/Idh/MocA family protein, whose protein sequence is MMSPRLSRRHFLATSAAAFGFPTIVPSSVFGKSGRPAPSERITVGAIGWGTIAGDWTPSFLNNEKCQVIAVADPMKEYGHYGYDGKETGGREAGRKIIDQHYAQATNKSGKTCTAYEDFREMMEQEDLDAVQVSTPDHWHAYMAVYAARKGKHIYGQKPLALTIAEGRLMADEVAKAGVTWQTGSQQRSDIYFRMACELVRNGRLGKLTSVRVGLPGGHSNWNGMADQTAVAPLPEDFNYELWLGPAEQMDYRPALLPLNWRHNFNFSGGMITDFGAHHIDIAQWGMGTEQTGPLELRNVSGTLDKEALYNTATAFAFECVYENGVIMKVASPDHKLMPEVEATLKTAPGKKPFDHVGVLFEGDAGKWIYVNRGKISASDPAILREKIGPEEIHLYESKDHTDNFLSCIYDGKPTATPVEIGHRSITISHLANIALRTDSTGLKWNPQTEQIEGNEAASKLLSKEWRTPWVL, encoded by the coding sequence ATGATGAGTCCCCGCCTGTCCCGCCGTCATTTCCTTGCCACCAGTGCTGCTGCTTTTGGTTTTCCCACGATTGTGCCTAGCAGTGTTTTTGGTAAATCGGGCCGCCCGGCACCCTCGGAGCGGATTACGGTGGGGGCCATTGGCTGGGGTACCATCGCTGGGGACTGGACACCTTCATTTCTGAACAATGAAAAATGCCAGGTTATTGCGGTGGCGGATCCGATGAAGGAATACGGTCACTATGGCTACGATGGCAAGGAAACGGGCGGGCGTGAGGCAGGGAGGAAAATCATCGACCAGCATTATGCGCAGGCGACGAACAAGAGCGGGAAGACCTGCACCGCCTATGAAGACTTCCGCGAAATGATGGAGCAGGAGGACCTGGATGCGGTACAAGTTTCCACCCCGGACCATTGGCACGCCTACATGGCGGTGTATGCGGCGCGAAAGGGAAAGCACATCTATGGCCAGAAGCCTCTGGCGCTCACCATCGCCGAAGGTCGGCTGATGGCGGATGAGGTGGCAAAGGCTGGCGTGACCTGGCAAACGGGCAGCCAGCAGCGCAGTGACATTTACTTCCGCATGGCCTGTGAACTGGTGCGCAATGGACGGCTGGGCAAGCTGACAAGCGTGCGCGTGGGCCTGCCGGGCGGGCATTCTAACTGGAACGGCATGGCGGACCAGACGGCGGTGGCACCGCTGCCGGAAGATTTTAATTATGAGCTGTGGCTGGGGCCGGCGGAGCAGATGGACTATCGTCCGGCCTTACTGCCGCTGAACTGGAGGCATAATTTCAATTTCAGCGGTGGGATGATCACGGATTTTGGTGCGCATCACATCGACATCGCCCAATGGGGCATGGGGACGGAGCAGACGGGACCGCTTGAACTGCGCAATGTCAGCGGAACACTGGATAAAGAGGCTCTCTATAATACGGCTACAGCCTTTGCCTTCGAATGTGTGTATGAAAACGGGGTGATCATGAAAGTGGCCAGCCCTGACCATAAGCTGATGCCAGAGGTGGAGGCCACCCTGAAGACGGCTCCGGGCAAGAAGCCTTTCGATCACGTCGGCGTGCTGTTCGAGGGCGATGCGGGCAAATGGATCTATGTGAATCGCGGCAAGATTTCCGCCAGTGACCCTGCCATCTTGCGGGAAAAGATCGGGCCGGAAGAAATCCATTTGTATGAGAGCAAGGACCATACGGATAATTTCCTGAGCTGCATTTATGATGGCAAGCCGACGGCGACACCCGTGGAGATCGGCCATCGCAGCATCACGATTTCGCACCTAGCCAACATTGCCCTGCGCACAGACAGTACTGGCTTGAAGTGGAATCCGCAGACGGAGCAGATTGAGGGCAATGAGGCCGCATCGAAACTGCTTTCGAAGGAATGGAGGACACCCTGGGTTTTATGA